The genomic window AGCTCGATCAACGGGTCCTCGTAGTACGGCGACACCCACAGCTGCGCGCGCAGCTGCTCCACCGGATCACCGCCGGGGAAGCCGCTCGGCCGCTGCGCGTAGCTCTTCTTCAGCCCGCGCACGAGACCCGGCACCCAATCCGAGCCGCTCTCGATCGTCGCGACGCGCAGGTTCGGATGCCGCGTGAGCACGCCGTGGCACACGAGCGCGCCGATCGTGTCGAAGATCGGACGGTGACCGCCGGTGAGCGCGCGGAACGCGTCATGACGGAACGCCTCCATCTGATCCGACTCGCCCCAATCGGCGGCGTAGCGCGCGTACCCCGAGTCACCCGAGTGATAGGCGACGAGCACGCCGGCCTCGTTGAGCCGCGCCCAGAACGGGTCGTACACGGCGTCGCCCGGTGAGCGACTGAAGTTCGGACCGCGCACCGGACCGGAGCGCATCACGACGACGCGCGCGCCGTTGTCGAGAGCCCACTCGACCTCCGCCGTCGCGCGCTCGGGATCCTGCAACGTGAAGTAGGGCGCGGCGAAGATGCGGTCGCGGAAGTTGAACGTCCAGTCGTCGAGCAACCACTCGTTGAACGCGTGGAACGCGACGTGGCACGCGTCGACGTCGTGCAGGAGCGATTCCTCCATGCCGACTCCGAGCGTCGGGAAGAGGAAGCATCCGTCGATGCCCTGCGCGTCCATGACCTCGATGCGCGGCTCGGGATGACGGTACGCGGCACTGATCGGCTCGAGCTCGCCGAACGCGGCGCGGATGTCGTCGCCGGGCGTCTTGCCGCGGAAGTAGTCGTCGAGACTTCCGGGCCGCGCCACCGGATCGAACAACGGGTTCGGGATGAAGCGGTTCACCTTGCCCGCGACGACGAGCCGCCGCTTGCCGTCGATCTCCGCCCACTGCATCGCGCGCTTGGCGAACTTGGGATCGACGTGTCGAGTGAAGGCGTCGGGCGCTTCGTAGTAGTGGTTGTCGGCGTCGAACGCCTGGTAACCGAGGTCGATCGCGGTGCGCTCGGGCATCGGCTTTGCCTCCCGCGTGCCGGGAACTGGAACCTGTTCTAGGTTACCGCCGAACCTCGGGGCAGGCCCGGGCCAGGGGGACGTGATGGTGCTCGAACGGTTCCGTGTCGACGGCAAGGTCGCGATCGTCACCGGCGCAGGTCGCGGCATCGGCGCTGCGAGCGCGGTGGCGCTCGCGGAAGCCGGCGCCGATGTGCTCCTCGCGGCGCGCACCGAGGCGCAGCTCGAAGAGGTCGCCGCGAAGGTGCGCTCGTACGGCCGGCGCGCGCTCGTCGTGCCGACCGACGTCGACGACGAGGAACGTCTCGCCGGGCTCGCCGACACCGCGGCGCGCGAGCTCGGAAGGCTCGACATCGTGGTGAACAACGCGGGAGGAACCGCGCCCCGCCCCTTCAACGTGACGAGCGCGGGCTACCTGCAACGGTCGTTCCACTTCAACGTCGTCACCGCGTTCGTGTTGAGCAAGGCTGCGGTGCCGCACCTGCTCGAACAGGGCGGCGGCGCGATCGTCAACATCTCCTCCGCGATCGGCCGGTTGCGCGACCGCGGCTTCGTGGCGTACGGAACCGCGAAGTCTGCGTTGTCGCACATGACGCGTCTGATGGCCGCCGATCTCGCACCGAAGATCCGCGTGAACGGCATCGCGGTCGGCTCGGTCGCGACATCCGCGCTCGAGACCGTGCTCACCGACGACGGCATCCGCAACGAGATGGTGAGCCGCACACCGGTGAAGCG from Acidimicrobiia bacterium includes these protein-coding regions:
- a CDS encoding SDR family oxidoreductase, with amino-acid sequence MVLERFRVDGKVAIVTGAGRGIGAASAVALAEAGADVLLAARTEAQLEEVAAKVRSYGRRALVVPTDVDDEERLAGLADTAARELGRLDIVVNNAGGTAPRPFNVTSAGYLQRSFHFNVVTAFVLSKAAVPHLLEQGGGAIVNISSAIGRLRDRGFVAYGTAKSALSHMTRLMAADLAPKIRVNGIAVGSVATSALETVLTDDGIRNEMVSRTPVKRLGEPDDIALGVLYLASSASSFITGKMFEIDGGLEEANLALNIPDV
- a CDS encoding amidohydrolase family protein; translation: MPERTAIDLGYQAFDADNHYYEAPDAFTRHVDPKFAKRAMQWAEIDGKRRLVVAGKVNRFIPNPLFDPVARPGSLDDYFRGKTPGDDIRAAFGELEPISAAYRHPEPRIEVMDAQGIDGCFLFPTLGVGMEESLLHDVDACHVAFHAFNEWLLDDWTFNFRDRIFAAPYFTLQDPERATAEVEWALDNGARVVVMRSGPVRGPNFSRSPGDAVYDPFWARLNEAGVLVAYHSGDSGYARYAADWGESDQMEAFRHDAFRALTGGHRPIFDTIGALVCHGVLTRHPNLRVATIESGSDWVPGLVRGLKKSYAQRPSGFPGGDPVEQLRAQLWVSPYYEDPLIELRDTIGADHIIFGSDYPHAEGLADPVSFIHDLDGFTPDEVRLVMRENALALSKPQLVSV